From the Ruminiclostridium josui JCM 17888 genome, one window contains:
- a CDS encoding YhgE/Pip domain-containing protein has product MMQTLKKYKKFAVIIAVILIPLVYSFFYLDAFWDPYSKLDKLPVAVVNQDNGATIGGENRNLGKEITDKLKTDKNLNWVITSESDAKDGIESKKYYAMITIPGDFSNNISSVADSEKTQGNLIYTVNEKGNYLASQVLSRVTLEFKDSISKSVSEEIVGTLLDQIKDLPNSLKELDDGLKEIKSGAELLYDSNGKIADGQKKFNDGVNKLNNGLADANTGSNTLAQGSKQLSDGAELFYKSLSGGSDKITSLVNGSNTFMSGLSNLNSGLNQLNSGITSAAPEILQLTKGSSDLNTGVQSYTSGVDKYIESVNKVSQAQSSLADSIQKYVASHPEAMTDPNFKAVIATLEASKSVPEQLKAAGEQLSSSGKQLAEGSGKVAGGVSQLAAQLGSVTEGINKLAAGSNELNKSYPMINKGIIDTASSIKTASDKSKELALGASSVNDGVAKLSNGISTLAAGSKELSKNSGALLDGETKIQDGLGKLKDGITEASTGVSSSLLKADDKLNGTEGLKEYAAEPVKITEKKVYSVPDYGTAFTPYFVSLSLWVGALLMFFGIYLDEEVRFRKSCSESKGIMRFLAYTFIGIAQALVLDFVIVKGLHLEVANMGLFVLTSVIISLSFTSIMRFLLVQLRDVGKFLAILLLILQLTSCGGTFPMELVPKFFNVLNPFMPMTYSVDALREVISGINNGFLAQNLIVLVAIMTGFLILNLVVSKLRFGSISSDSDDFVKISEGASA; this is encoded by the coding sequence ATGATGCAAACATTAAAAAAGTACAAGAAATTTGCCGTGATCATCGCAGTTATACTAATTCCATTGGTCTACAGTTTCTTCTATCTTGATGCTTTTTGGGATCCATACAGCAAACTTGACAAACTTCCTGTAGCCGTGGTAAATCAGGATAACGGAGCAACTATCGGCGGTGAAAACAGAAATCTGGGAAAAGAAATTACTGACAAACTAAAAACCGATAAAAATCTTAATTGGGTTATAACGTCGGAATCCGATGCAAAAGACGGTATAGAGAGCAAAAAGTATTACGCAATGATTACTATACCTGGTGATTTCTCCAATAATATTTCTTCAGTAGCAGACAGTGAGAAGACTCAAGGTAATCTGATATATACTGTGAATGAAAAGGGAAATTATTTGGCAAGTCAGGTACTGAGTAGGGTCACATTAGAATTTAAGGACAGCATCTCCAAATCTGTTTCAGAAGAAATTGTAGGAACCCTTTTAGATCAAATAAAGGACCTTCCTAATAGCCTTAAAGAACTTGATGATGGCTTAAAGGAAATAAAAAGCGGTGCTGAATTACTCTATGACAGCAATGGTAAAATTGCAGACGGTCAAAAGAAATTTAACGATGGTGTCAATAAGCTGAACAACGGACTTGCAGATGCCAATACCGGTTCAAATACTCTGGCACAAGGTTCAAAACAGCTTAGCGACGGTGCTGAACTGTTCTACAAGAGTTTATCCGGCGGTTCCGATAAAATAACTAGTTTGGTTAACGGTTCAAATACTTTTATGTCAGGCCTGTCAAATCTGAACTCAGGTTTAAATCAGTTGAATTCAGGCATTACTAGTGCTGCTCCAGAGATACTTCAACTGACTAAAGGAAGCTCTGATTTGAACACCGGAGTACAGTCCTATACATCAGGTGTTGATAAGTATATTGAATCAGTAAATAAGGTTTCTCAGGCTCAATCTTCTTTGGCAGACTCTATACAAAAGTATGTAGCGAGTCATCCTGAAGCTATGACAGACCCAAATTTCAAAGCTGTAATCGCTACTCTGGAAGCCTCAAAGTCTGTTCCCGAACAATTAAAAGCTGCCGGAGAACAATTATCTTCTTCCGGGAAACAGCTTGCTGAAGGTTCTGGAAAAGTTGCAGGTGGAGTTTCCCAATTAGCTGCACAATTAGGCTCTGTAACAGAAGGTATTAATAAACTTGCTGCAGGATCAAATGAATTAAATAAATCATATCCTATGATTAACAAAGGTATCATTGATACTGCTTCCAGCATTAAAACTGCCTCCGATAAATCCAAAGAACTTGCTTTAGGTGCTTCATCGGTTAATGATGGAGTTGCAAAACTTTCAAATGGTATTTCAACCCTGGCAGCCGGCAGCAAAGAATTATCTAAGAATTCTGGGGCGTTACTTGACGGTGAAACAAAGATTCAGGACGGTTTAGGCAAACTTAAGGATGGAATAACTGAAGCTAGTACTGGTGTGTCCTCTTCCCTTCTAAAAGCTGACGATAAATTAAACGGTACAGAAGGGCTGAAGGAATATGCGGCAGAACCTGTTAAAATAACAGAAAAGAAGGTTTACAGTGTTCCTGATTATGGTACTGCCTTTACACCTTATTTTGTATCACTTTCTCTTTGGGTTGGTGCATTGCTGATGTTCTTTGGAATTTATCTGGATGAGGAAGTAAGATTCCGCAAGTCCTGTTCCGAGTCTAAAGGCATCATGAGATTTTTGGCATATACTTTCATAGGCATTGCTCAAGCACTTGTATTAGACTTTGTAATAGTAAAAGGTTTACACTTGGAAGTTGCCAATATGGGGCTTTTTGTACTGACTAGTGTAATAATATCATTGTCATTTACGTCGATTATGAGATTTTTACTGGTACAGTTAAGAGATGTAGGCAAGTTCCTTGCAATTCTTCTTTTAATATTACAGCTTACTTCCTGCGGAGGAACCTTCCCTATGGAACTTGTTCCAAAATTCTTCAATGTGCTTAATCCGTTTATGCCAATGACATATTCAGTTGATGCATTAAGAGAAGTAATTTCAGGTATCAATAATGGATTCCTGGCACAAAACCTAATTGTTTTAGTTGCCATAATGACAGGTTTCCTTATATTGAACCTTGTAGTATCTAAGCTAAGATTTGGAAGCATTTCTTCCGATTCTGACGATTTCGTTAAAATATCAGAAGGAGCTTCTGCATAA
- a CDS encoding O-acetylhomoserine aminocarboxypropyltransferase/cysteine synthase family protein, whose translation MSWKIETKCLQEGYKPENGQPRVLPIYQSTTYKYDSTEHVAKLFDLSVPGHMYSRISNPTVECVENKIAALEGGIGALCTSSGQAASLVSILNICEAGDHFVCSSTIYGGTINLFGASLKKHGISVTFVDQDSSEEEIQKAFQPNTKALFGESIANPKISVLDIEKFARIAHKNNVPLIVDNTFATPILLRPIEYGADIVVHSTSKYMDGHAVCIGGVIVDSGNFNWDNGKFPGLTEPDATYHGMVYTRDCGKAAYITKARVQLIRDYGCYMSANNAFLLNLGLETLHLRIERHCQNAEKVAEYLSTSDKVLSVSYPALENDAYHSLAKKYLPKGCSGVVSFRIKGGREGAVKFMDKLKLATIVVHVADCRTAVLHPASSTHRQLSDEQLVQAGIDPGLIRFSVGIENVDDIIADIKQALED comes from the coding sequence ATGTCATGGAAAATTGAAACCAAATGTCTTCAGGAAGGGTACAAACCTGAAAACGGTCAACCACGTGTGCTTCCTATCTACCAAAGTACCACCTACAAATATGACTCAACCGAACATGTTGCAAAGCTTTTTGACTTATCTGTTCCGGGTCATATGTATTCTAGGATTAGCAATCCTACAGTGGAATGTGTTGAAAACAAGATTGCTGCTTTAGAGGGCGGTATTGGTGCTCTATGTACTTCTTCCGGACAAGCGGCCTCATTAGTATCCATTCTCAATATATGTGAAGCAGGAGATCATTTTGTATGCTCCAGCACTATTTACGGAGGAACAATTAATCTTTTCGGTGCCAGCTTGAAAAAACATGGTATAAGTGTAACTTTTGTTGATCAAGACAGCTCTGAAGAAGAGATTCAAAAGGCTTTTCAGCCTAATACCAAAGCTCTGTTTGGTGAATCAATTGCTAACCCTAAAATAAGTGTACTTGATATAGAAAAGTTTGCAAGAATAGCTCATAAAAACAACGTTCCTCTTATAGTTGACAATACCTTTGCAACACCTATTTTATTGAGACCTATAGAATATGGTGCCGATATTGTAGTGCATTCCACCAGTAAATACATGGATGGACATGCTGTATGCATTGGCGGAGTCATCGTTGATTCGGGTAACTTTAACTGGGATAATGGTAAGTTCCCGGGTTTAACAGAACCTGATGCTACTTATCATGGTATGGTTTATACAAGAGACTGCGGTAAAGCTGCATATATAACCAAAGCAAGAGTACAGCTTATCAGAGATTATGGCTGTTACATGTCTGCAAATAATGCGTTTTTACTGAATCTTGGACTTGAAACCCTTCACTTGAGAATTGAACGTCACTGTCAGAACGCTGAAAAAGTTGCAGAATATCTTTCTACCAGTGATAAGGTGTTATCTGTAAGCTATCCTGCTCTTGAAAACGATGCATATCACTCACTTGCAAAAAAATATCTTCCAAAGGGCTGCAGCGGAGTTGTGTCCTTCAGAATTAAGGGTGGCAGAGAAGGTGCAGTTAAGTTTATGGATAAGTTAAAGCTTGCAACCATAGTAGTTCACGTGGCTGATTGCAGAACAGCTGTACTGCACCCTGCCAGTTCTACACACAGACAGTTGAGTGATGAGCAACTTGTACAGGCTGGAATTGACCCTGGACTTATTCGTTTTTCCGTAGGTATCGAAAATGTGGATGATATAATAGCGGACATAAAACAAGCTTTAGAAGATTAA
- a CDS encoding Lrp/AsnC family transcriptional regulator yields MHFTFDELDKQILEIIQADPVISNKDLAEKVGLSPSACLSRTKRLKEIGVIKKFAAIMDEKKLGYEVIAFTFVNLSPHNRDITNAFISKINETPQILECYNISGSWDYLIKIAAHNLADCRDFLIDTLLSFPGVNKIETSMVLSTDKQSFCLPVDSMDQKQS; encoded by the coding sequence GTGCACTTTACATTTGATGAATTAGATAAGCAAATCCTTGAAATAATACAGGCAGACCCCGTAATTTCAAACAAAGACCTTGCAGAAAAGGTTGGACTCTCTCCTTCTGCATGTCTTAGCCGAACAAAAAGATTAAAGGAAATAGGTGTTATAAAAAAGTTTGCAGCAATTATGGATGAAAAAAAGCTTGGATATGAAGTAATAGCGTTTACTTTTGTTAACCTTTCACCCCATAACAGGGATATAACAAATGCCTTCATATCAAAAATTAATGAAACACCTCAGATACTTGAATGCTATAACATTTCAGGGAGCTGGGATTACCTTATTAAGATTGCTGCCCACAATCTAGCTGATTGCCGTGACTTTCTTATTGATACTCTCCTTTCATTTCCGGGGGTAAATAAAATTGAAACCAGCATGGTTCTAAGTACTGACAAACAGAGTTTCTGCCTGCCGGTAGATTCAATGGACCAAAAACAGAGCTAG
- a CDS encoding Rqc2 family fibronectin-binding protein: protein MPFDGIVTKCIVSELNDLLSGGRIDKVFQPENDEIVLLIRSKGQNYRLVASANASNPRLHLTTLQKENPSTPPVFCMLMRKHVAGGRLLDISFHDYERVITLNIESVNELGDLTVKKLVVEIMGKHSNIILLNSENKIIDSVKHVDSDISSFREVMPARIYILPPAQNKELPENIEVDNIFFEENMERAKHPEGLLLNTIKGFSPYTCRDICAAAGVQPKTPLNELNDSDKEKIKAALVNYIDKIKSSNFSPCIIYEDKSLLKPIDFYCFKPSKEVFYKSYDLLSTALDEYYMLRDTNERLGQKMGDVLKVVKNGIERCQKKASMFDEKLKEVSDRDKLQLYGELITANIYCIPEGAKSVKVLNYYSDNEEYIDIPLNEHKSAQDNAQKYFKQYSKAKSTHLNVTKQLEETLSELEYLQSVLAMLENCSSRQEIDEIRQELIDQGYIRKSLKNARKKQDKPSSPLEFVSSDGFQILVGKNNKQNDLLTLKTAASNDLWLHTKNIPGSHVIIRTERRNVPDSTLLEAATLAAYHSSAKMSYNVPVDYTTVKNVKKPSGAKPGMVIYENFKTINVTPEEEIITKIINNKNNLAK from the coding sequence ATGCCATTTGATGGAATAGTAACAAAATGTATAGTCAGTGAACTAAATGATTTACTTTCAGGAGGCAGAATTGATAAAGTATTTCAGCCTGAGAACGATGAGATAGTTTTGTTGATACGTTCAAAAGGTCAGAATTACAGACTTGTTGCAAGTGCAAATGCAAGTAATCCAAGACTTCATTTGACTACCTTACAAAAGGAAAATCCTTCTACTCCCCCTGTTTTTTGTATGCTTATGAGGAAACATGTTGCAGGCGGAAGGCTTTTGGATATAAGCTTCCATGATTATGAGCGTGTTATTACATTAAATATAGAGTCAGTTAATGAGCTTGGAGACCTTACAGTAAAAAAGCTTGTTGTAGAAATCATGGGTAAGCACAGTAATATAATCCTACTTAATAGCGAAAATAAAATAATTGATTCTGTTAAGCATGTTGACAGTGATATAAGCAGTTTTAGAGAAGTCATGCCTGCCAGAATTTACATTCTACCACCTGCACAAAACAAGGAGCTTCCTGAGAATATAGAAGTTGATAATATTTTTTTCGAAGAGAATATGGAAAGGGCAAAGCATCCGGAAGGTTTACTCTTAAATACTATTAAGGGATTTAGTCCTTATACCTGCCGAGACATATGTGCTGCTGCAGGGGTTCAACCAAAAACTCCTTTAAATGAGCTGAATGACTCTGATAAAGAAAAAATTAAGGCTGCCCTTGTAAATTATATTGACAAAATAAAAAGCAGCAATTTCTCACCCTGTATTATTTATGAAGATAAAAGTTTGTTAAAACCAATTGACTTTTATTGTTTTAAGCCTTCAAAGGAGGTTTTCTACAAAAGCTATGACCTTTTGTCCACAGCCCTAGATGAATACTACATGCTGCGAGACACCAATGAGCGTCTTGGACAGAAAATGGGTGATGTTTTAAAGGTTGTTAAAAACGGTATTGAACGATGCCAGAAAAAGGCCTCAATGTTTGATGAAAAACTCAAGGAAGTATCAGACAGAGATAAACTTCAGCTATATGGAGAGCTGATTACTGCAAATATTTACTGCATCCCTGAAGGTGCAAAATCAGTGAAAGTACTGAATTATTACAGTGATAATGAAGAATATATTGATATTCCACTTAACGAGCATAAATCTGCTCAGGATAACGCTCAAAAATATTTCAAGCAATATTCAAAGGCAAAAAGTACTCATTTAAATGTGACCAAACAACTTGAGGAAACCTTGTCAGAGCTTGAATACCTTCAAAGTGTTCTGGCAATGCTTGAAAATTGCAGTTCAAGACAGGAAATCGATGAAATAAGGCAAGAGTTAATTGACCAAGGTTACATTAGAAAGTCATTGAAAAATGCCAGAAAAAAGCAAGATAAGCCGTCTTCCCCTCTGGAATTTGTATCAAGTGACGGATTTCAGATTTTAGTGGGTAAAAACAATAAGCAAAACGACTTGCTTACGCTAAAGACAGCAGCTTCCAATGATTTATGGCTTCATACAAAAAACATACCTGGTTCACACGTTATTATCAGAACTGAGCGCAGAAATGTTCCGGATTCAACATTGTTGGAAGCAGCAACTCTTGCAGCATATCACAGCAGTGCGAAAATGTCTTACAATGTTCCTGTAGATTATACCACTGTCAAAAATGTAAAAAAACCATCCGGTGCTAAACCGGGAATGGTTATATATGAGAATTTTAAAACTATTAATGTTACACCTGAAGAAGAAATAATAACAAAAATAATTAATAATAAAAATAATTTGGCTAAGTAG
- a CDS encoding pyridoxal phosphate-dependent aminotransferase: MISKKISNNLANSSMIRAMFEEGEKLRKIYGADKVYDFSLGNPDPEPPAEVKSALRELAGSHELKMHAYMNNAGYPEVRETIAQKINSETGLNLSFNNIVMTVGAGGALNVVLKTLLNPGEEVIVFAPFFVEYTSYIDNHGGKTVIINTDFKTFLPDPEVLKSKITPNTKAIIINTPNNPTGVVYGRDTLNSIAKVLEDKSKEYGNTIYLISDEPYRKLAYDVEVPNILTIYKNAIMIDCFSKSLSLPGERMGYIATNPEADDIDTIMNGLIYCNRVLGFVNAPALFQKVIAKSINSSVDINIYKERRDLLYNSLTEFGYECVKPDGAFYLFPKALIPDDVEFKNRAVKYNLLIVPGSGFGAPGYFRLAYCVSLETIKNSLPAFEALAKVFR, translated from the coding sequence ATGATATCAAAAAAGATAAGCAATAATCTGGCTAATTCATCAATGATACGAGCAATGTTTGAGGAAGGTGAAAAATTAAGAAAAATTTATGGTGCGGACAAAGTTTATGACTTTTCCTTAGGTAATCCTGATCCGGAGCCTCCTGCTGAGGTTAAATCTGCTCTCAGGGAACTTGCAGGCTCCCACGAGCTAAAAATGCATGCCTACATGAACAATGCAGGATATCCTGAGGTAAGGGAAACTATTGCTCAGAAAATAAACAGCGAAACAGGTCTAAATCTAAGTTTTAACAATATTGTTATGACTGTTGGTGCAGGTGGTGCTTTAAATGTCGTTCTTAAAACACTTCTTAACCCAGGTGAAGAAGTAATTGTATTTGCACCTTTTTTCGTAGAGTATACTTCATATATTGATAATCATGGAGGAAAAACAGTAATAATTAATACTGATTTCAAAACCTTCCTTCCTGACCCGGAGGTTTTAAAGTCAAAAATAACTCCTAATACTAAGGCAATTATTATAAATACCCCTAACAATCCTACAGGTGTTGTTTACGGAAGAGACACTTTAAACAGTATTGCTAAAGTTTTAGAGGATAAGAGCAAGGAGTACGGAAATACTATTTATCTTATATCTGACGAACCCTACAGGAAACTTGCTTATGATGTGGAAGTTCCTAATATTTTAACCATTTATAAAAATGCCATAATGATTGACTGTTTTAGTAAATCATTATCACTTCCCGGCGAACGTATGGGATATATCGCTACAAATCCTGAAGCCGACGACATAGATACCATTATGAATGGCCTTATTTACTGCAACAGAGTACTAGGTTTTGTTAACGCCCCTGCTCTGTTCCAGAAAGTTATTGCAAAATCTATTAATTCATCAGTTGACATAAACATCTATAAAGAAAGAAGAGATTTATTGTACAACAGTCTTACAGAATTCGGTTATGAATGTGTTAAGCCTGATGGAGCTTTTTATCTGTTTCCGAAAGCATTAATTCCTGACGATGTTGAATTTAAAAATCGAGCTGTAAAATATAATCTGCTTATTGTACCTGGTTCAGGGTTTGGCGCTCCGGGCTATTTCAGACTTGCATACTGCGTAAGTCTTGAAACAATTAAAAATTCTCTGCCTGCTTTTGAAGCTCTTGCAAAAGTGTTTAGATAA
- a CDS encoding VOC family protein has translation MKSIIPNISVDNCHEAMEFYKNVFGGELKNVKIADKQELFKGHEGKVMHSEIYMGENCVMYFTDIFGAKSQQGSNIQMILGMDSKEEIEKVYAELIKEGKIEYELQKTFWGAYHAVVRDKYGITWGLDYNENN, from the coding sequence ATGAAAAGTATAATACCAAATATATCAGTAGATAATTGTCATGAAGCTATGGAATTCTATAAAAATGTTTTTGGCGGAGAACTTAAAAATGTTAAGATTGCAGATAAACAAGAATTGTTCAAAGGACATGAAGGCAAGGTAATGCATTCAGAAATTTATATGGGTGAAAATTGTGTTATGTATTTTACAGATATTTTTGGTGCCAAGTCACAACAAGGCTCCAATATTCAAATGATACTTGGAATGGATTCGAAAGAGGAAATAGAGAAGGTATATGCAGAACTTATTAAGGAAGGAAAGATAGAATATGAACTTCAGAAAACCTTTTGGGGAGCGTATCACGCTGTAGTAAGGGATAAGTATGGAATAACATGGGGATTGGATTATAATGAAAATAACTAA
- a CDS encoding DUF362 domain-containing protein produces the protein MRKDRRWKNSTVAITRNTNEAIAIKEAIELLQVLPAIGKEDVVVITPNWVNNKKSPDSGVVVGQDSLRRIISLIKQREPKRIVVATGTADGETADVMNNVGFGEVIRNEGVEFIDLNHGPFIRINLNHSVVPSTNINKLLEEVTVLISFTQLKQHEEATISAAIKNIALGWPPADEHGHPKKNTGIHKELHGFISAMAEQIPIDLSIVSASPAMIGTGPTKGIARHTGLVVAGCDPVATDTVAARLMGFRPQAIRYLFECSNKKIGESDIENITIEGIPLIEAENIFSQAAYGDGFSVDKA, from the coding sequence ATGAGAAAAGACAGACGATGGAAAAACTCAACAGTAGCTATTACAAGGAATACTAATGAGGCTATTGCTATAAAAGAAGCTATTGAACTCCTTCAGGTTTTGCCTGCAATTGGTAAAGAGGATGTTGTTGTTATTACTCCTAACTGGGTAAATAATAAAAAAAGTCCTGATTCAGGAGTAGTTGTAGGACAGGACAGTTTAAGACGAATTATATCCTTAATAAAGCAAAGAGAACCCAAAAGAATTGTAGTTGCAACAGGTACGGCAGATGGAGAGACAGCTGATGTAATGAACAATGTCGGGTTTGGAGAAGTAATAAGAAATGAAGGGGTAGAATTTATTGACCTTAACCATGGACCATTTATACGTATAAATCTTAACCATTCAGTAGTACCTTCCACTAATATAAACAAGCTTTTGGAAGAGGTTACAGTACTCATCTCTTTTACGCAGCTAAAACAACATGAAGAGGCAACAATATCGGCTGCAATTAAAAACATAGCATTGGGTTGGCCTCCGGCAGACGAGCATGGTCATCCAAAGAAAAACACCGGAATCCATAAAGAGCTTCATGGCTTCATATCAGCAATGGCTGAGCAAATACCTATTGATTTGTCAATAGTAAGTGCAAGTCCGGCAATGATAGGAACAGGTCCTACAAAGGGTATTGCCAGACATACAGGACTGGTTGTTGCAGGGTGTGATCCGGTAGCAACAGATACTGTGGCAGCGCGGCTTATGGGTTTTAGGCCTCAGGCAATACGATACCTATTTGAATGTAGTAATAAAAAAATTGGAGAAAGTGATATTGAAAATATTACTATTGAGGGAATACCACTGATAGAGGCAGAGAATATATTCAGTCAGGCAGCATATGGAGATGGATTTTCGGTGGACAAAGCATAG
- a CDS encoding YczI family protein — translation MIYILMFLMLLSGYYTFTFGISQIKRKNRLGGFSTIVVAVFGTIIPMVILYIKNK, via the coding sequence ATGATATATATATTAATGTTTTTAATGCTTTTAAGCGGATATTATACATTTACTTTTGGAATTAGCCAGATAAAACGGAAAAACAGACTTGGAGGCTTTAGTACAATCGTAGTTGCCGTATTTGGTACAATAATCCCAATGGTCATTTTGTATATAAAGAATAAATAG
- a CDS encoding Ger(x)C family spore germination protein: MLKVSKVIALILISVCILSGCTTDSKNIDEQVYAIMVGIDRGANNKIRLTLQFPTYKGGGSGGSSGSGGGGGEKSEEKESGKVDGTIVTTVECSTVLEGINLLSTSTSRHISLVHCKAIIFSEKIAHDGINLYLSDFARFRETRRIGMIGVCRGTAEEYIMKNKTLIGENISKSIELSFSQSRNAGLFPMTVFTNFYKNTISPYSQAYSLYMGINNFKNLEKEDKGQDSSLKTEEEYYPGDVPKKGNLQQEMIGTAVFNGDKLIGTLNADETRYFMMIINDFKHGILTVEDKKNPGMAIPFDLRPGRKPHIKVRFDKSTPIIDVKLNIEADIVGIQSGMHYESLDRIKELNGLLKGCIEEGAKKTIEKVQKKMGTDIFGFGYYAASKFLTIKDFEKYNWLSHFTDAKINLSVYTNIRRTGLMAESMPVKYRDKTAK; this comes from the coding sequence ATGCTTAAAGTCAGTAAAGTAATTGCTTTAATACTTATATCTGTATGCATTTTATCAGGTTGTACTACAGACAGTAAAAATATTGATGAGCAGGTATATGCAATAATGGTTGGTATTGACAGGGGAGCAAATAATAAAATAAGGCTTACCCTTCAGTTTCCCACATATAAAGGAGGGGGAAGCGGCGGTTCTTCAGGTTCTGGAGGCGGCGGGGGAGAAAAAAGTGAAGAAAAAGAATCAGGTAAGGTTGACGGTACAATCGTTACAACAGTAGAATGCTCAACTGTACTGGAAGGGATAAATTTACTTAGTACTTCAACATCTAGGCATATATCCCTCGTCCATTGCAAAGCCATTATTTTTTCAGAGAAAATAGCACATGATGGAATAAACTTATATTTGTCTGATTTTGCAAGATTCAGAGAAACCAGACGTATTGGAATGATAGGTGTTTGCAGAGGAACCGCGGAAGAGTATATTATGAAGAATAAAACCCTGATAGGTGAGAATATTTCTAAATCAATAGAACTATCATTTTCACAGTCAAGAAATGCAGGGTTGTTCCCTATGACGGTGTTTACAAATTTCTACAAGAATACTATATCGCCGTATTCTCAGGCGTATTCACTATATATGGGTATAAACAACTTTAAGAACTTAGAAAAAGAGGATAAAGGTCAGGATTCTTCACTTAAAACCGAAGAGGAATATTATCCTGGTGATGTCCCTAAAAAAGGAAATTTACAACAAGAGATGATTGGAACAGCCGTTTTTAACGGTGACAAGCTAATTGGTACCTTGAATGCCGATGAAACTCGCTATTTTATGATGATAATAAATGATTTTAAACATGGAATTTTGACAGTTGAGGACAAAAAAAATCCCGGAATGGCTATACCCTTTGATTTACGTCCTGGAAGAAAACCCCATATAAAGGTGAGATTTGACAAAAGCACACCGATAATTGATGTAAAGCTTAATATTGAAGCGGATATAGTTGGTATACAAAGTGGTATGCACTATGAAAGCCTGGATAGGATAAAGGAATTAAACGGATTACTAAAAGGCTGTATAGAAGAGGGAGCAAAAAAAACCATAGAAAAAGTTCAAAAGAAAATGGGAACTGATATTTTTGGTTTTGGTTATTATGCAGCAAGCAAATTCCTAACAATAAAGGATTTTGAAAAATATAACTGGTTATCACATTTTACAGATGCAAAGATAAATTTAAGTGTGTATACCAATATAAGAAGAACCGGGCTTATGGCTGAAAGTATGCCAGTAAAATATCGTGATAAAACAGCAAAATAG